One region of Daphnia pulicaria isolate SC F1-1A chromosome 7, SC_F0-13Bv2, whole genome shotgun sequence genomic DNA includes:
- the LOC124349569 gene encoding neoverrucotoxin subunit alpha-like isoform X3: protein MRWAETLSWELFTTPERTRRSQRFMTAISGYTLWKDEDLQTINTTRNEGKSFSMIASDKLTEKFGNLDVNGSLKISVLLGMVEPKGSAVYLNQKKSHFRESSTHVICQYRTAIKELTMNQLDEGKIRFPDIARTGNNGTATHVVTKIQYGANVTFTFTKRFESDEDEQKVSGELNIRANKLINALNAMVSDVNAKSSGTSSRNENDIECHFQADFQLPQNVKTPTTYEEAIEFARQLIQASSQSMTKDATDGNQPLGVPIAVWLYPLRLMKVGESAPAIQCEIGVAQTSECVRIMQEYQEVEDLLHYLLRDPLAQQMKPFQKKLQHFQQYLTSLRDQLKKMLRRMVVDIRSGKNALDLLRQVLDSKTNDQFHYLINTNRLSQWLKQKHEELCAVKRFQDEVKEKIGQDQSKVLFFPSPERLQEQFTKYPVVYGFEFAFSPLARNETFLEELRKQTLHTDGFNEDSKISENDELWCKNRDIMKRIDKEVNDFAGLVEEKSNDERYAFALTAPEEYSETCALHSSIIIYLKQKKLIAGDAEHSSIFNRFEEDRIEDVLEMLQLYE from the exons ATGCGTTGGGCAGAAACTTTAAGTTGGGAACTCTTTACGACGCCCGAACGGACCAGACGGTCCCAG CGATTTATGACTGCAATTTCAGGCTACACTTTGTGGAAAGATGAGGATTTGCAGACTATCAACACCACGCGCAATGAAGGTAAAAGTTTCTCGATGATCGCCTCGGACAAGCTGACGGAAAAATTCGGAAACCTCGATGTCAACGGTTCATTGAAAATCAGTGTCCTGCTGGGCATGGTGGAGCCCAAAGGATCGGCGGTTTATCTCAACCAGAAGAAAAGTCATTTCCGCGAGTCTAGCACCCACGTCATATGTCAGTACCGGACGGCAATCAAGGAGCTTACCATGAACCAATTGGATGAAGGAAAGATTCGTTTTCCAGACATTGCCAGGACGGGAAACAACGGAACGGCAACCCACGTCGTGACCAAAATCCAGTACGGTGCCAACGTCACTTTTACTTTCACCAAACGTTTTGAAAGTGACGAGGACGAGCAGAAAGTTAGTGGCGAGCTCAACATCCGCGCCAACAAGCTCATAAACGCACTCAATGCAATGGTGTCCGATGTCAATGCAAAGAGTTCAGGAACGAGCAGCAGGAATGAAAATGACATCGAGTGTCACTTTCAAGCCGATTTTCAACTACCCCAAAATGTCAAAACGCCAACGACGTACGAAGAAGCCATCGAGTTCGCCAGACAGTTAATCCAAGCTTCATCCCAATCGATGACCAAAGACGCCACAGACGGAAACCAGCCCCTTGGAGTGCCCATCGCTGTGTGGCTCTACCCGTTGAGGTTGATGAAAGTGGGTGAAAGCGCACCGGCCATTCAATGCGAAATTGGTGTTGCGCAAACATCGGAATGCGTTCGAATTATGCAAGAATACCAAGAGGTGGAAGATTTGCTGCACTACTTGCTGAGAGACCCTCTGGCGCAGCAAATGAAGCCATTTCAAAAGAAGCTTCAACACTTCCAGCAATATCTAACATCGCTGCGTGACCAGCTCAAAAAGATGCTGAGAAGAATGGTCGTCGACATTCGCAGCGGCAAGAATGCACTGGACCTTCTCAGGCAAGTGCTGGATAGCAAAACGAATGACCAATTTCATTACTTAATCAATACGAATCGCCTGAGTCAATGGCTGAAGCAAAAGCACGAGGAACTGTGCGCTGTCAAGCGGTTTCAAGAtgaagtgaaagaaaaaataggacAAGATCAGAGCAaagttcttttcttcccttcgCCGGAAAGGCTGCAAGAGCAATTCACAAAATACCCAGTGGTTTACGGATTCGAATTCGCATTTTCACCGTTAGCTAGAAACGAAACATTTTTGGAAGAACTCAGGAAACAGACTCTGCACACGGATGGTTTCAATGAAGACTCTAAAATTTCTGAGAATGATGAGCTCTGGTGTAAGAACAGGGACATCATGAAACGGATCGATAAGGAAGTTAACGATTTCGCCGGACTAGTCGAAGAAAAATCCAATGACGAGAGATACGCCTTTGCCTTGACGGCACCTGAAGAATACAGTGAAACTTGCGCGTTACATTCTTCGATAATTATTTacctcaagcagaaaaagttgattgcgGGCGATGCCGAACATTCAAGCATTTTTAATCGTTTCGAAGAAGATAGGATCGAAGATGTTCTTGAAATGTTGCAATTGTATGAATAG
- the LOC124349569 gene encoding verrucotoxin subunit beta-like isoform X1 yields MNCDTDDISIKVLEMHALGRNFKLGTLYDARTDQTVPGIDHFINITRYTLWKDEDLQTINTTRNEGKSFSMIASDKLTEKFGNLDVNGSLKISVLLGMVEPKGSAVYLNQKKSHFRESSTHVICQYRTAIKELTMNQLDEGKIRFPDIARTGNNGTATHVVTKIQYGANVTFTFTKRFESDEDEQKVSGELNIRANKLINALNAMVSDVNAKSSGTSSRNENDIECHFQADFQLPQNVKTPTTYEEAIEFARQLIQASSQSMTKDATDGNQPLGVPIAVWLYPLRLMKVGESAPAIQCEIGVAQTSECVRIMQEYQEVEDLLHYLLRDPLAQQMKPFQKKLQHFQQYLTSLRDQLKKMLRRMVVDIRSGKNALDLLRQVLDSKTNDQFHYLINTNRLSQWLKQKHEELCAVKRFQDEVKEKIGQDQSKVLFFPSPERLQEQFTKYPVVYGFEFAFSPLARNETFLEELRKQTLHTDGFNEDSKISENDELWCKNRDIMKRIDKEVNDFAGLVEEKSNDERYAFALTAPEEYSETCALHSSIIIYLKQKKLIAGDAEHSSIFNRFEEDRIEDVLEMLQLYE; encoded by the exons atgaactGTGATACGGATGATATATCTATAAAAGTGTTGGAAATGCATGCGTTGGGCAGAAACTTTAAGTTGGGAACTCTTTACGACGCCCGAACGGACCAGACGGTCCCAGGTATAGACCATTTCATTAATATTACAc GCTACACTTTGTGGAAAGATGAGGATTTGCAGACTATCAACACCACGCGCAATGAAGGTAAAAGTTTCTCGATGATCGCCTCGGACAAGCTGACGGAAAAATTCGGAAACCTCGATGTCAACGGTTCATTGAAAATCAGTGTCCTGCTGGGCATGGTGGAGCCCAAAGGATCGGCGGTTTATCTCAACCAGAAGAAAAGTCATTTCCGCGAGTCTAGCACCCACGTCATATGTCAGTACCGGACGGCAATCAAGGAGCTTACCATGAACCAATTGGATGAAGGAAAGATTCGTTTTCCAGACATTGCCAGGACGGGAAACAACGGAACGGCAACCCACGTCGTGACCAAAATCCAGTACGGTGCCAACGTCACTTTTACTTTCACCAAACGTTTTGAAAGTGACGAGGACGAGCAGAAAGTTAGTGGCGAGCTCAACATCCGCGCCAACAAGCTCATAAACGCACTCAATGCAATGGTGTCCGATGTCAATGCAAAGAGTTCAGGAACGAGCAGCAGGAATGAAAATGACATCGAGTGTCACTTTCAAGCCGATTTTCAACTACCCCAAAATGTCAAAACGCCAACGACGTACGAAGAAGCCATCGAGTTCGCCAGACAGTTAATCCAAGCTTCATCCCAATCGATGACCAAAGACGCCACAGACGGAAACCAGCCCCTTGGAGTGCCCATCGCTGTGTGGCTCTACCCGTTGAGGTTGATGAAAGTGGGTGAAAGCGCACCGGCCATTCAATGCGAAATTGGTGTTGCGCAAACATCGGAATGCGTTCGAATTATGCAAGAATACCAAGAGGTGGAAGATTTGCTGCACTACTTGCTGAGAGACCCTCTGGCGCAGCAAATGAAGCCATTTCAAAAGAAGCTTCAACACTTCCAGCAATATCTAACATCGCTGCGTGACCAGCTCAAAAAGATGCTGAGAAGAATGGTCGTCGACATTCGCAGCGGCAAGAATGCACTGGACCTTCTCAGGCAAGTGCTGGATAGCAAAACGAATGACCAATTTCATTACTTAATCAATACGAATCGCCTGAGTCAATGGCTGAAGCAAAAGCACGAGGAACTGTGCGCTGTCAAGCGGTTTCAAGAtgaagtgaaagaaaaaataggacAAGATCAGAGCAaagttcttttcttcccttcgCCGGAAAGGCTGCAAGAGCAATTCACAAAATACCCAGTGGTTTACGGATTCGAATTCGCATTTTCACCGTTAGCTAGAAACGAAACATTTTTGGAAGAACTCAGGAAACAGACTCTGCACACGGATGGTTTCAATGAAGACTCTAAAATTTCTGAGAATGATGAGCTCTGGTGTAAGAACAGGGACATCATGAAACGGATCGATAAGGAAGTTAACGATTTCGCCGGACTAGTCGAAGAAAAATCCAATGACGAGAGATACGCCTTTGCCTTGACGGCACCTGAAGAATACAGTGAAACTTGCGCGTTACATTCTTCGATAATTATTTacctcaagcagaaaaagttgattgcgGGCGATGCCGAACATTCAAGCATTTTTAATCGTTTCGAAGAAGATAGGATCGAAGATGTTCTTGAAATGTTGCAATTGTATGAATAG
- the LOC124349569 gene encoding neoverrucotoxin subunit alpha-like isoform X4, with amino-acid sequence MTAISGYTLWKDEDLQTINTTRNEGKSFSMIASDKLTEKFGNLDVNGSLKISVLLGMVEPKGSAVYLNQKKSHFRESSTHVICQYRTAIKELTMNQLDEGKIRFPDIARTGNNGTATHVVTKIQYGANVTFTFTKRFESDEDEQKVSGELNIRANKLINALNAMVSDVNAKSSGTSSRNENDIECHFQADFQLPQNVKTPTTYEEAIEFARQLIQASSQSMTKDATDGNQPLGVPIAVWLYPLRLMKVGESAPAIQCEIGVAQTSECVRIMQEYQEVEDLLHYLLRDPLAQQMKPFQKKLQHFQQYLTSLRDQLKKMLRRMVVDIRSGKNALDLLRQVLDSKTNDQFHYLINTNRLSQWLKQKHEELCAVKRFQDEVKEKIGQDQSKVLFFPSPERLQEQFTKYPVVYGFEFAFSPLARNETFLEELRKQTLHTDGFNEDSKISENDELWCKNRDIMKRIDKEVNDFAGLVEEKSNDERYAFALTAPEEYSETCALHSSIIIYLKQKKLIAGDAEHSSIFNRFEEDRIEDVLEMLQLYE; translated from the coding sequence ATGACTGCAATTTCAGGCTACACTTTGTGGAAAGATGAGGATTTGCAGACTATCAACACCACGCGCAATGAAGGTAAAAGTTTCTCGATGATCGCCTCGGACAAGCTGACGGAAAAATTCGGAAACCTCGATGTCAACGGTTCATTGAAAATCAGTGTCCTGCTGGGCATGGTGGAGCCCAAAGGATCGGCGGTTTATCTCAACCAGAAGAAAAGTCATTTCCGCGAGTCTAGCACCCACGTCATATGTCAGTACCGGACGGCAATCAAGGAGCTTACCATGAACCAATTGGATGAAGGAAAGATTCGTTTTCCAGACATTGCCAGGACGGGAAACAACGGAACGGCAACCCACGTCGTGACCAAAATCCAGTACGGTGCCAACGTCACTTTTACTTTCACCAAACGTTTTGAAAGTGACGAGGACGAGCAGAAAGTTAGTGGCGAGCTCAACATCCGCGCCAACAAGCTCATAAACGCACTCAATGCAATGGTGTCCGATGTCAATGCAAAGAGTTCAGGAACGAGCAGCAGGAATGAAAATGACATCGAGTGTCACTTTCAAGCCGATTTTCAACTACCCCAAAATGTCAAAACGCCAACGACGTACGAAGAAGCCATCGAGTTCGCCAGACAGTTAATCCAAGCTTCATCCCAATCGATGACCAAAGACGCCACAGACGGAAACCAGCCCCTTGGAGTGCCCATCGCTGTGTGGCTCTACCCGTTGAGGTTGATGAAAGTGGGTGAAAGCGCACCGGCCATTCAATGCGAAATTGGTGTTGCGCAAACATCGGAATGCGTTCGAATTATGCAAGAATACCAAGAGGTGGAAGATTTGCTGCACTACTTGCTGAGAGACCCTCTGGCGCAGCAAATGAAGCCATTTCAAAAGAAGCTTCAACACTTCCAGCAATATCTAACATCGCTGCGTGACCAGCTCAAAAAGATGCTGAGAAGAATGGTCGTCGACATTCGCAGCGGCAAGAATGCACTGGACCTTCTCAGGCAAGTGCTGGATAGCAAAACGAATGACCAATTTCATTACTTAATCAATACGAATCGCCTGAGTCAATGGCTGAAGCAAAAGCACGAGGAACTGTGCGCTGTCAAGCGGTTTCAAGAtgaagtgaaagaaaaaataggacAAGATCAGAGCAaagttcttttcttcccttcgCCGGAAAGGCTGCAAGAGCAATTCACAAAATACCCAGTGGTTTACGGATTCGAATTCGCATTTTCACCGTTAGCTAGAAACGAAACATTTTTGGAAGAACTCAGGAAACAGACTCTGCACACGGATGGTTTCAATGAAGACTCTAAAATTTCTGAGAATGATGAGCTCTGGTGTAAGAACAGGGACATCATGAAACGGATCGATAAGGAAGTTAACGATTTCGCCGGACTAGTCGAAGAAAAATCCAATGACGAGAGATACGCCTTTGCCTTGACGGCACCTGAAGAATACAGTGAAACTTGCGCGTTACATTCTTCGATAATTATTTacctcaagcagaaaaagttgattgcgGGCGATGCCGAACATTCAAGCATTTTTAATCGTTTCGAAGAAGATAGGATCGAAGATGTTCTTGAAATGTTGCAATTGTATGAATAG
- the LOC124349569 gene encoding verrucotoxin subunit beta-like isoform X2 — MNCDTDDISIKVLEMHALGRNFKLGTLYDARTDQTVPGYTLWKDEDLQTINTTRNEGKSFSMIASDKLTEKFGNLDVNGSLKISVLLGMVEPKGSAVYLNQKKSHFRESSTHVICQYRTAIKELTMNQLDEGKIRFPDIARTGNNGTATHVVTKIQYGANVTFTFTKRFESDEDEQKVSGELNIRANKLINALNAMVSDVNAKSSGTSSRNENDIECHFQADFQLPQNVKTPTTYEEAIEFARQLIQASSQSMTKDATDGNQPLGVPIAVWLYPLRLMKVGESAPAIQCEIGVAQTSECVRIMQEYQEVEDLLHYLLRDPLAQQMKPFQKKLQHFQQYLTSLRDQLKKMLRRMVVDIRSGKNALDLLRQVLDSKTNDQFHYLINTNRLSQWLKQKHEELCAVKRFQDEVKEKIGQDQSKVLFFPSPERLQEQFTKYPVVYGFEFAFSPLARNETFLEELRKQTLHTDGFNEDSKISENDELWCKNRDIMKRIDKEVNDFAGLVEEKSNDERYAFALTAPEEYSETCALHSSIIIYLKQKKLIAGDAEHSSIFNRFEEDRIEDVLEMLQLYE; from the exons atgaactGTGATACGGATGATATATCTATAAAAGTGTTGGAAATGCATGCGTTGGGCAGAAACTTTAAGTTGGGAACTCTTTACGACGCCCGAACGGACCAGACGGTCCCAG GCTACACTTTGTGGAAAGATGAGGATTTGCAGACTATCAACACCACGCGCAATGAAGGTAAAAGTTTCTCGATGATCGCCTCGGACAAGCTGACGGAAAAATTCGGAAACCTCGATGTCAACGGTTCATTGAAAATCAGTGTCCTGCTGGGCATGGTGGAGCCCAAAGGATCGGCGGTTTATCTCAACCAGAAGAAAAGTCATTTCCGCGAGTCTAGCACCCACGTCATATGTCAGTACCGGACGGCAATCAAGGAGCTTACCATGAACCAATTGGATGAAGGAAAGATTCGTTTTCCAGACATTGCCAGGACGGGAAACAACGGAACGGCAACCCACGTCGTGACCAAAATCCAGTACGGTGCCAACGTCACTTTTACTTTCACCAAACGTTTTGAAAGTGACGAGGACGAGCAGAAAGTTAGTGGCGAGCTCAACATCCGCGCCAACAAGCTCATAAACGCACTCAATGCAATGGTGTCCGATGTCAATGCAAAGAGTTCAGGAACGAGCAGCAGGAATGAAAATGACATCGAGTGTCACTTTCAAGCCGATTTTCAACTACCCCAAAATGTCAAAACGCCAACGACGTACGAAGAAGCCATCGAGTTCGCCAGACAGTTAATCCAAGCTTCATCCCAATCGATGACCAAAGACGCCACAGACGGAAACCAGCCCCTTGGAGTGCCCATCGCTGTGTGGCTCTACCCGTTGAGGTTGATGAAAGTGGGTGAAAGCGCACCGGCCATTCAATGCGAAATTGGTGTTGCGCAAACATCGGAATGCGTTCGAATTATGCAAGAATACCAAGAGGTGGAAGATTTGCTGCACTACTTGCTGAGAGACCCTCTGGCGCAGCAAATGAAGCCATTTCAAAAGAAGCTTCAACACTTCCAGCAATATCTAACATCGCTGCGTGACCAGCTCAAAAAGATGCTGAGAAGAATGGTCGTCGACATTCGCAGCGGCAAGAATGCACTGGACCTTCTCAGGCAAGTGCTGGATAGCAAAACGAATGACCAATTTCATTACTTAATCAATACGAATCGCCTGAGTCAATGGCTGAAGCAAAAGCACGAGGAACTGTGCGCTGTCAAGCGGTTTCAAGAtgaagtgaaagaaaaaataggacAAGATCAGAGCAaagttcttttcttcccttcgCCGGAAAGGCTGCAAGAGCAATTCACAAAATACCCAGTGGTTTACGGATTCGAATTCGCATTTTCACCGTTAGCTAGAAACGAAACATTTTTGGAAGAACTCAGGAAACAGACTCTGCACACGGATGGTTTCAATGAAGACTCTAAAATTTCTGAGAATGATGAGCTCTGGTGTAAGAACAGGGACATCATGAAACGGATCGATAAGGAAGTTAACGATTTCGCCGGACTAGTCGAAGAAAAATCCAATGACGAGAGATACGCCTTTGCCTTGACGGCACCTGAAGAATACAGTGAAACTTGCGCGTTACATTCTTCGATAATTATTTacctcaagcagaaaaagttgattgcgGGCGATGCCGAACATTCAAGCATTTTTAATCGTTTCGAAGAAGATAGGATCGAAGATGTTCTTGAAATGTTGCAATTGTATGAATAG
- the LOC124349758 gene encoding adhesive plaque matrix protein-like has translation MNVFSLAGLVLVGLLVNSSADEVPFDKLRGFFQYANFPAEGEYDFGFNRGNADHHVSRHEQYKNDNFRTKVKWADTYDGHGEHALDYNHGQNYKGDYTSDYKPDFKPDYEANFKPDFKLDFKPDFKPDFEPDFLPPFKPAFNLEYKPEYKPQYQPEYKPDYKPDYKPEYKPEYKPEYEPEYKPEYKPDYKPEYKPEYKPEYKPEYKPNYKPEYKPEYEPEYKPEYKPDYKPDYKPEYKPDYKPEYKPDYKPEYKPEYEPEYKPEYKPDYKPDYKPDYKPEYKPNYKPEYKPEYEPEYKPDYKPEYKPEYKPEYKPEYEPEYKPEYKPDYKPDYKPEYKPDFKLPFTLDFNSEFNKPEYKPYYKPDYQNNYQQAPASYDIPEYKPDVYDSYAYDNLFAASSSRN, from the exons ATGAACGTCTTCTCTTTG GCTGGTTTGGTCCTTGTGGGACTATTGGTCAATTCGTCGGCGGATGAGGTACCTTTCGACAAATTACGAGGATTTTTCCAATACGCCAATTTCCCAGCGGAAGGTGAATACGATTTTGGATTCAATCGCGGCAATGCCGACCATCACGTTTCGCGTCATGAGCAGTACAAAAACGACAACTTCCGCACCAAG gtcAAATGGGCTGATACTTATGATGGACATGGCGAACATGCCTTGGATTACAACCATGGACAAAACTATAAAG GCGATTATACATCGGATTACAAGCCCGATTTTAAGCCAGACTACGAGGCGAACTTCAAacctgattttaaacttgattTTAAGCCCGATTTTAAGCCTGATTTCGAGCCTGATTTCCTGCCTCCGTTTAAGCCTGCTTTCAATTTAgagtacaagccggagtacaaACCACAGTATCAACCAGAATACAAGCCCGACTACAAGCCCGACTACAAGCCGGAGTATaagccggagtacaagccggagtacGAACCAGaatacaagccggagtacaagccCGACTACAAACCGGAGTATAAGCCGGAGTACAAACCGGAGTATaagccggagtacaagccgaactacaagccggagtacaaACCGGAGTACGAACCAGaatacaagccggagtacaagccCGACTATAAGCCCGACTACAAACCGGAGTACAAGCCTGActacaagccggagtacaagcctgactacaagccggagtacaaACCGGAGTACGAACCAGaatacaagccggagtacaagccCGACTACAAGCCCGACTACAAGCCTGActacaagccggagtacaagccgaactacaagccggagtacaaACCGGAGTACGAACCAGAATACAAGCCCGActacaagccggagtacaaACCGGAGTATaagccggagtacaagccggagtacGAACCAGaatacaagccggagtacaagccCGACTACAAACCCGActacaagccggagtacaagccTGATTTCAAGCTTCCATTTACGCTTGATTTCAATTCAGAGTTCAATAAACCGGAGTACAAGCCGTATTACAAGCCGGATTACCAAAACAATTATCAACAGGCTCCAGCGAGTTATGATATTCCCGAGTACAAGCCTGATGTCTACGATTCATATGCTTATGACAATCTCTTCGCAGCAAGCTCTTCGagaaattaa